In Streptomyces canus, one DNA window encodes the following:
- a CDS encoding ferritin-like domain-containing protein: MLSAKSLFQEILDHDESFRLFCSIAASGESQGGWENARIAALVPPSERALAPKITRHGADEDKHGRIFNALMRKRGLEPVPVPPETDYTMLLEKHGIGLAHEKLKGDEPLTVRDIVTYLAHSRVTEQRASEQMELLRRHFADHPELGRAVKMISGDEDNHLAYCHEELLRFAQAGHGRAIRHTLRECALAEIRVYRDVSLAVMAHMGSILGWSRAKSAVLAAGIHGVYAYERAAGWRRMVSLTPPERRDALGGPATSAPEFA, from the coding sequence ATGCTTTCGGCCAAGAGTCTGTTCCAGGAGATCCTCGACCACGACGAGTCCTTCCGGCTGTTCTGCTCCATCGCGGCCAGCGGGGAGTCGCAGGGCGGCTGGGAGAACGCCCGCATCGCGGCGCTGGTACCGCCGAGCGAGCGCGCGCTCGCCCCCAAGATCACCCGGCACGGCGCCGACGAGGACAAGCACGGGCGGATCTTCAACGCCCTGATGAGGAAACGCGGTCTCGAACCCGTACCCGTCCCGCCCGAGACGGACTACACGATGCTCCTGGAGAAACACGGCATCGGCCTGGCCCACGAGAAGCTCAAGGGCGACGAGCCGCTGACCGTGCGGGACATCGTCACCTACCTCGCCCACAGCAGGGTCACCGAACAGCGGGCCTCCGAGCAGATGGAGCTGCTGCGCAGGCACTTCGCCGACCACCCCGAGCTCGGCCGGGCGGTGAAGATGATCTCGGGCGACGAGGACAACCACCTCGCCTACTGCCACGAGGAACTGCTGCGCTTCGCCCAGGCCGGCCACGGCCGCGCCATCCGGCACACGCTCAGGGAGTGCGCGCTGGCCGAGATCCGCGTCTACCGGGACGTCAGCCTCGCGGTGATGGCCCACATGGGAAGCATCCTCGGCTGGTCCCGGGCGAAGTCCGCCGTCCTCGCCGCGGGCATCCACGGTGTGTACGCCTACGAACGTGCCGCGGGCTGGCGCCGCATGGTCTCCTTGACGCCACCGGAGCGCCGAGACGCCCTCGGCGGACCCGCCACCTCCGCCCCCGAGTTCGCCTGA
- a CDS encoding chaplin, translated as MRQVTRKSLMTVAAATGVIAAAGGAAHADSGASGSSTNSPGVLSGNTVSVPVHVPVNACGNTVDVVGLLNPAMGNSCGNKGGGSGAHGGGHRGHGHGGHGGHGGHGGHGGSGSGESGGSHAGGHTGGSPGVGSGNHVEAPIDVPVNVCGNSVDLIGIGNPAMDNDCGNGSGTGSGGGRHTPPGGGHQTPPGSPEQPGSPGHPGHPGHPGHPGNPVEPGHPGFPATPPGAGHRTPVGGNHPGAQTVTQPLGSAQLAQTGSDLPIGLALPVGAGALLAGTVLYRRARASA; from the coding sequence ATGCGACAAGTCACCCGCAAGAGCCTGATGACAGTGGCGGCCGCGACCGGCGTGATCGCCGCGGCCGGAGGCGCCGCCCATGCCGACTCGGGCGCGAGCGGATCAAGCACGAACTCTCCCGGCGTACTGTCGGGCAACACCGTGTCGGTGCCGGTGCACGTGCCGGTGAACGCGTGCGGCAACACCGTGGACGTCGTCGGGCTCCTCAACCCCGCGATGGGCAACAGCTGCGGCAACAAGGGCGGCGGCTCCGGAGCACACGGCGGCGGTCACCGGGGTCACGGACATGGCGGGCACGGCGGACATGGCGGGCACGGCGGACACGGTGGCTCAGGCTCCGGCGAATCCGGGGGTTCGCACGCCGGCGGACACACCGGTGGCTCACCCGGCGTGGGCTCGGGCAACCACGTGGAGGCGCCGATCGACGTTCCGGTGAACGTCTGCGGCAACAGCGTCGACCTCATCGGCATCGGCAACCCCGCCATGGACAACGACTGCGGAAACGGCTCCGGAACCGGCTCCGGCGGCGGGCGGCACACCCCGCCCGGCGGCGGCCACCAGACGCCGCCCGGATCGCCGGAACAGCCCGGCAGTCCGGGCCACCCGGGTCACCCCGGCCACCCGGGTCACCCCGGCAACCCGGTGGAGCCCGGCCACCCCGGCTTCCCCGCCACCCCGCCGGGCGCGGGCCACCGGACGCCGGTCGGCGGCAACCACCCCGGTGCCCAGACGGTCACCCAGCCCCTGGGCAGCGCGCAGCTCGCCCAGACCGGCAGCGACCTGCCGATCGGCCTGGCCCTCCCGGTGGGCGCCGGAGCGCTCCTCGCCGGCACGGTGCTCTACCGCAGGGCACGGGCCTCGGCCTAG
- a CDS encoding LLM class F420-dependent oxidoreductase: MQLGINLGYWGAGMDADNLAVAQEADRLGYAVCWAAEAYGSDAATVLTWVAAQTERIDVGSAIFQIPARQPAMTAMTAATLDSLSGGRFRLGLGVSGPQVSEGWYGVKFDKPLARTREYVEIVRKAMSRERLTHDGEHWTLPLPGGPGKPLKLTVHPEREHIPLYIAAIGPKNLEQTGEIADGALLIFPSAEHLEDTAIRHLRAGREKAGKTLEGFDIAPTLPLALGEDKDVTTLADTFRPYTALYVGGMGSRKQNFYNQLAQRMGFEAAAAEIQDKYLAGDKDGAAAAIPHDLIDKTALLGSVDRIADRMKEYAAAGVTTLTLAPAGFTLDERLASLRAGTEALERAGLA; the protein is encoded by the coding sequence ATGCAGCTCGGGATCAACCTCGGCTACTGGGGCGCCGGAATGGACGCGGACAATCTCGCCGTCGCCCAGGAGGCCGACCGGCTCGGATACGCCGTCTGCTGGGCCGCGGAGGCCTACGGATCGGACGCGGCCACCGTGCTCACGTGGGTCGCCGCCCAGACCGAGCGCATCGACGTCGGCTCGGCCATCTTCCAGATCCCGGCCCGCCAGCCGGCGATGACCGCGATGACCGCCGCCACCCTCGACTCCCTCTCCGGCGGCCGCTTCCGGCTCGGCCTCGGCGTCTCGGGACCGCAGGTCTCCGAGGGCTGGTACGGCGTCAAGTTCGACAAGCCGCTGGCACGCACGCGTGAGTACGTCGAGATCGTGCGCAAGGCCATGAGCCGCGAACGCCTCACCCACGACGGCGAGCACTGGACGCTCCCGCTGCCCGGCGGCCCCGGCAAGCCGCTCAAGCTGACCGTGCACCCCGAGCGCGAGCACATCCCGCTGTACATCGCCGCGATCGGCCCGAAGAACCTGGAGCAGACCGGCGAGATCGCCGACGGGGCCCTGCTGATCTTCCCCTCCGCCGAGCACCTGGAGGACACCGCGATCCGGCATCTGCGTGCCGGGCGGGAGAAGGCGGGCAAGACCCTCGAGGGGTTCGACATCGCCCCGACGCTCCCGCTCGCCCTCGGCGAGGACAAGGACGTGACCACGCTCGCCGACACCTTCCGCCCCTACACCGCGCTGTACGTGGGCGGCATGGGCAGCCGCAAGCAGAACTTCTACAACCAGCTCGCCCAGCGGATGGGCTTCGAGGCGGCGGCCGCCGAGATCCAGGACAAGTACCTGGCCGGCGACAAGGACGGCGCAGCGGCCGCCATCCCGCACGACCTCATCGACAAGACCGCCCTGCTCGGCTCCGTGGACCGCATCGCGGACCGGATGAAGGAGTACGCGGCGGCCGGCGTCACCACCCTCACCCTGGCCCCCGCCGGCTTCACCCTCGACGAGCGGCTCGCCTCGCTCAGGGCCGGCACCGAGGCCCTGGAGCGGGCCGGGCTCGCATAA
- a CDS encoding helix-hairpin-helix domain-containing protein codes for MSTEPEPTEKTEPGTRGTAPEPEGTGGAPGRATDGVASAGDSVAESGDVDAAAGEAAEGVSDRPVGGEEPEADAGEGGDSAGADADGAGKAQLSEAEAELAAQQLERERIARRKAEKQRPVESGAKLSGKAADLLAAVRAVESGAKPVAAVFSEPEPPRRPAREPVRPRPVPAEATGVGGGVGVAVGGTAPETVEAVQRVLAEGGAPTALASQVAAVLGEGADEELRADPWQLLRVMGVRPEQADGFARGLLGAECAPDDERRGRAVTVWLLEQAALAGHTALEMPALTAALAQRGVPDADAAVQSTIAEAEALVFQDALDPAAPEPSEDDEEGAEQPVRILVGLERYALAEESLADGLARLINSVPKEDGSAEDWERAALSAKGSAAELIRAVAAGGLVLHTGGQASLTEPAALLTAARGLGLRAWAATHSPLGRDRFSALLQGDRPSASGSDGAARQDDVPPVTGPAGGIPAGTRPVATVAGLLSGAEGPGRDGDGAFDLDLLVVLDAPQLDVETAALLVESMPDGARLVLGGDPAVLWSAGPGRVFADLLAARICPQVASRRPDPGPLGELVSGIGIGELNQVEAPGKEVVIVPVRDAGEAVHRTVQLVADSVPRALGVPADETQVITPGHGGAAGTRALNAALKERLNPGPGRFGGFDPGDRVAYSPAPGRTLPGHVVGADADGLRLTCAGEPVVVPKERVEQSVRHGWALTAHQAVGCRWPAVVAVLPGDATQALSRPWVYTAFGRADRHLSVVQGAEQALPRAVAEIPAKPRTTRLPVLLRAQTPTAG; via the coding sequence GTGAGCACGGAGCCGGAGCCCACGGAGAAGACCGAGCCGGGGACGCGGGGCACCGCACCGGAGCCGGAGGGCACGGGGGGAGCGCCGGGCCGGGCGACGGACGGCGTCGCATCAGCGGGAGACTCCGTGGCGGAGAGCGGTGACGTGGACGCGGCCGCGGGCGAGGCCGCTGAAGGCGTGAGCGACCGGCCTGTCGGCGGCGAGGAACCGGAGGCCGACGCGGGCGAGGGCGGTGACTCGGCCGGCGCGGACGCGGACGGTGCGGGCAAGGCGCAGTTGTCCGAGGCCGAGGCCGAGTTGGCGGCTCAGCAGCTCGAGCGGGAGCGGATCGCGCGGCGCAAGGCCGAGAAGCAGCGGCCCGTCGAGAGCGGAGCCAAGCTCAGCGGGAAGGCGGCCGATCTCCTCGCGGCCGTACGGGCGGTGGAGAGCGGGGCGAAGCCCGTGGCCGCCGTCTTCAGCGAGCCCGAGCCGCCGCGTCGGCCCGCCCGGGAGCCGGTGCGGCCACGGCCGGTGCCGGCGGAGGCGACCGGGGTCGGCGGTGGCGTAGGTGTCGCGGTCGGCGGGACCGCGCCGGAGACCGTGGAGGCCGTACAGCGTGTACTGGCCGAGGGCGGGGCGCCCACGGCCCTCGCGTCGCAGGTCGCCGCAGTCCTCGGGGAAGGGGCCGACGAGGAGCTGCGGGCGGATCCCTGGCAGTTGCTGCGGGTCATGGGCGTGCGGCCCGAGCAGGCCGACGGGTTCGCCCGGGGACTGCTCGGCGCGGAGTGCGCGCCGGACGACGAGCGACGGGGGCGGGCGGTCACCGTCTGGCTCCTGGAGCAGGCGGCACTCGCCGGACACACCGCGCTGGAGATGCCGGCGCTCACCGCCGCGCTGGCCCAGCGGGGCGTGCCGGACGCCGACGCGGCCGTACAGAGCACCATCGCCGAGGCCGAGGCCCTGGTCTTCCAGGACGCGCTCGACCCGGCGGCCCCGGAACCCTCGGAGGACGACGAGGAGGGCGCGGAGCAGCCGGTCCGGATCCTGGTCGGGCTCGAGCGCTACGCCCTCGCGGAGGAGAGCCTCGCCGACGGTCTGGCCCGGCTGATCAACTCCGTGCCCAAGGAGGACGGTTCGGCCGAGGACTGGGAGCGTGCCGCCCTGTCGGCCAAGGGTTCGGCCGCCGAGCTGATCCGCGCCGTCGCGGCGGGCGGCCTGGTCCTGCACACCGGCGGCCAGGCGTCCCTGACGGAACCCGCGGCGCTGCTGACAGCGGCGCGAGGGCTGGGGCTGCGGGCATGGGCGGCCACGCACAGCCCACTGGGCCGCGACCGCTTCAGCGCCCTGCTCCAAGGCGACCGGCCGAGCGCCTCCGGCTCGGACGGGGCCGCGCGGCAGGACGACGTTCCCCCGGTAACAGGCCCAGCAGGCGGCATCCCGGCCGGCACCCGGCCCGTCGCCACCGTCGCCGGGCTCCTCTCCGGTGCTGAAGGGCCCGGTCGGGACGGAGACGGGGCGTTCGATCTCGACCTGCTCGTGGTGCTCGACGCGCCGCAGCTGGACGTCGAGACGGCCGCGCTGCTCGTGGAGTCGATGCCGGACGGGGCGCGGCTGGTGCTGGGCGGAGATCCGGCCGTGCTGTGGTCGGCGGGGCCCGGACGGGTGTTCGCGGATCTGCTCGCCGCGCGGATCTGTCCGCAGGTCGCCTCGCGAAGGCCGGACCCCGGCCCCCTGGGCGAGCTGGTCTCCGGTATCGGCATCGGTGAGCTGAACCAGGTCGAGGCCCCCGGCAAGGAGGTCGTGATCGTGCCGGTGCGGGACGCGGGCGAGGCCGTGCACCGGACCGTGCAGCTGGTCGCGGACTCGGTGCCACGGGCACTCGGGGTGCCCGCCGACGAGACCCAGGTGATCACACCGGGCCACGGCGGCGCCGCCGGCACCCGCGCCCTCAACGCGGCCCTGAAGGAGCGCCTGAACCCCGGCCCCGGTCGCTTCGGCGGATTCGACCCCGGTGACCGCGTCGCCTACTCCCCCGCACCGGGCCGTACGCTCCCGGGCCACGTGGTCGGGGCCGACGCGGACGGCCTGCGTCTGACCTGCGCCGGCGAGCCCGTCGTCGTACCGAAGGAGCGCGTGGAGCAGTCCGTACGTCACGGCTGGGCCCTGACCGCACACCAGGCGGTGGGGTGCCGCTGGCCCGCGGTGGTCGCGGTACTGCCGGGCGACGCCACCCAGGCCCTGTCCCGCCCCTGGGTCTACACGGCGTTCGGCAGGGCGGACCGTCACCTGTCCGTGGTCCAGGGCGCGGAACAGGCCCTGCCGAGGGCGGTGGCCGAGATCCCGGCCAAGCCGCGAACGACTCGGCTGCCCGTCCTCCTCAGGGCACAGACACCGACGGCCGGCTGA
- a CDS encoding M20/M25/M40 family metallo-hydrolase, with amino-acid sequence MSDTDTARGVTGEDEVVDLCRELIRIDTSNYGDHSGPGERKAAEYVAEKLAEVGLEPQIFESHPGRASTVARIAGEDPSRPALLIHGHTDVVPANAQDWTHHPFSGEVADGCVWGRGAVDMKDMDAMTLAVVRDRLRSGRRPPRDIVLAFLADEEAGGKFGARHLVDHHPELFEGVTEAISEVGGFSFTVSEQRRLYLIQTAEKGMHWMKLTVAGTAGHGSMIHRDNAITELSEAVARLGRHTFPVRVTKTTRAFLDELGDALGTELDPEDMEGTLARLGGIAKLIGATLSNTANPTQLGAGYKVNVIPGEATAHVDGRFLPGFEEEFLTDLDKILGPKVRREDVHSDKAVETTFDGALVDAMQSALVAEDPAAKAIPYMLSGGTDAKSFDELGIRGFGFAPLKLPPELDFAGMFHGVDERVPVDGLKFGVRVLDRFIDAS; translated from the coding sequence GTGAGCGACACGGACACGGCCAGGGGCGTCACCGGCGAGGACGAGGTCGTGGACCTCTGCCGCGAGCTGATCCGGATCGACACCAGCAACTACGGCGACCACTCGGGGCCGGGTGAGCGCAAGGCGGCCGAGTACGTCGCGGAGAAGCTCGCCGAGGTGGGCCTCGAACCGCAGATCTTCGAGTCGCACCCCGGTCGCGCCTCCACGGTCGCCCGGATCGCGGGCGAGGACCCGTCCAGGCCCGCGCTGCTGATCCACGGGCACACCGACGTGGTGCCGGCCAACGCGCAGGACTGGACCCACCACCCCTTCTCCGGCGAGGTCGCCGACGGGTGTGTGTGGGGGCGGGGCGCCGTCGACATGAAGGACATGGACGCGATGACCCTGGCGGTCGTCCGTGACCGCCTGCGCAGTGGGCGCAGGCCGCCCCGGGACATCGTCCTCGCGTTCCTCGCCGACGAGGAGGCGGGCGGCAAGTTCGGCGCCCGGCACCTCGTCGACCACCACCCGGAGCTCTTCGAGGGCGTGACCGAGGCGATCAGCGAGGTCGGCGGCTTCTCCTTCACGGTGAGCGAGCAGCGGCGGCTCTACCTGATCCAGACGGCCGAGAAGGGCATGCACTGGATGAAGCTGACGGTGGCCGGCACCGCCGGGCACGGCTCGATGATCCACCGGGACAACGCCATCACCGAACTGTCGGAGGCGGTCGCGCGGCTCGGACGGCACACGTTCCCGGTCCGGGTCACCAAGACCACGCGCGCCTTCCTCGACGAGCTCGGCGACGCGCTCGGCACCGAGCTGGACCCGGAGGACATGGAGGGCACGCTCGCCAGGCTCGGCGGCATCGCCAAGCTCATCGGCGCGACCCTCAGCAACACCGCCAATCCCACCCAGCTCGGCGCCGGCTACAAGGTCAACGTCATCCCGGGCGAGGCCACCGCACACGTCGACGGGCGCTTCCTGCCCGGCTTCGAGGAGGAGTTCCTCACGGACCTCGACAAGATCCTCGGGCCCAAGGTCAGGCGGGAGGACGTGCACTCCGACAAGGCCGTGGAGACCACGTTCGACGGGGCGCTGGTGGACGCCATGCAGTCCGCGCTGGTCGCCGAGGACCCGGCCGCCAAGGCGATCCCCTACATGCTCTCCGGCGGCACCGACGCCAAGTCCTTCGACGAGCTCGGCATCCGCGGCTTCGGCTTCGCGCCGCTGAAGCTGCCCCCGGAGCTGGACTTCGCCGGGATGTTCCACGGGGTCGACGAGCGGGTGCCCGTGGACGGGCTGAAGTTCGGCGTGCGGGTGCTCGACCGGTTCATCGACGCGAGTTGA
- the chpH gene encoding chaplin ChpH has product MIKKVVAAAAATGGLVLAGAGLAVADAGAQGAAVGSPGVLSGNVVQVPVHVPVNVCGNTVSVIGLLNPAFGNTCINK; this is encoded by the coding sequence ATGATCAAGAAGGTCGTCGCCGCTGCGGCTGCCACTGGTGGCCTGGTTCTCGCGGGCGCGGGCCTTGCCGTCGCCGATGCGGGTGCTCAGGGTGCCGCTGTGGGCTCCCCGGGTGTTCTGTCCGGCAACGTCGTCCAGGTTCCCGTGCACGTCCCGGTGAACGTCTGCGGCAACACGGTCTCCGTGATCGGCCTGCTGAACCCCGCCTTCGGCAACACCTGCATCAACAAGTGA
- a CDS encoding aldo/keto reductase, with protein MEQRHLGRTGLRVSRIGLGTLTWGRDTDEHDAADLLKTFWEAGGTLVDTADVYGDGEAEYLLGRLIEGLVPRRDLVISTKAGSVPDPDVRVDCSRGHLLAALDDSLARLGTDYVDIWQIHSYDPCTPLEETLQALDLAVSSGRVRYAGVSNFCGWQLAKAGTWQLAAPGTRTRLAATQLEYSLLQRGIEREVLPAALDLGIGLLPSSPLGRGVLTGKYRTSTPADSRGASEHLAPFVAPYLDDTASRIVDAVTTAADGLAVTPLQVALAWVRDRPGVTAPIVGARNSQQLTAALSVEALSLPDEICRALDDVSVPVHRYPDHDWSTL; from the coding sequence ATGGAGCAGAGGCATCTCGGCCGGACCGGCCTGCGCGTGTCCCGCATCGGACTCGGCACCCTCACCTGGGGCAGGGACACCGACGAACACGACGCGGCGGACCTCCTGAAAACCTTCTGGGAGGCGGGCGGGACGCTGGTCGACACGGCGGACGTGTACGGCGACGGGGAGGCCGAGTATCTGCTCGGACGTCTCATAGAAGGCCTGGTCCCGCGCCGGGACCTGGTCATCTCCACCAAGGCGGGCAGCGTGCCCGACCCGGACGTCCGCGTCGACTGCTCGCGCGGGCACCTGCTCGCCGCGCTGGACGACTCGCTGGCCCGGCTCGGCACGGACTACGTCGACATCTGGCAGATCCATTCCTACGACCCCTGCACCCCGCTGGAGGAGACGCTCCAGGCCCTCGACCTGGCCGTCAGCAGCGGCCGCGTCCGCTATGCCGGGGTCTCCAACTTCTGCGGCTGGCAGCTCGCCAAGGCGGGCACCTGGCAGCTGGCGGCGCCCGGGACGCGCACCCGGCTGGCCGCCACGCAGCTGGAGTACTCGCTGCTCCAGCGCGGGATCGAGCGGGAGGTACTGCCTGCCGCGCTCGATCTGGGCATCGGGCTGCTGCCCTCCTCGCCGCTGGGCCGTGGTGTCCTGACGGGCAAGTACCGCACCTCCACTCCGGCCGACTCGCGGGGTGCCTCGGAGCATCTCGCCCCGTTCGTCGCGCCCTACCTCGACGACACCGCGAGCCGCATCGTGGACGCGGTGACCACGGCGGCCGACGGGCTCGCGGTGACGCCGCTCCAGGTGGCCCTCGCGTGGGTCCGGGACCGGCCGGGAGTGACCGCGCCGATCGTCGGCGCGCGCAACTCGCAGCAGCTCACGGCGGCATTGTCAGTGGAGGCCCTTAGTCTTCCTGACGAGATCTGCCGGGCGCTCGACGATGTGTCGGTGCCCGTGCACCGCTATCCCGATCACGACTGGAGCACGCTGTGA
- the corA gene encoding magnesium/cobalt transporter CorA produces the protein MIVDCAIYREGRRSEGPEDLSDALDEARSAGGFVWLGLHEPTEKEFDLVTREFGLHPLAVEDALKAHQRPKLEVYDDSLFVVLKPVVYEPKSDTVSTGEVMLFLGDAFVVTVRHGVGSPLKAVRERLEQEPQLLGKGPTSVLYAVADAVVDHYLEVATELATDLEELEAEVFSPDGGGSRHTASRIYTFKRQVLEFRRATVPLSMPLTRLAGVGAYGGTVPFVNDRARPFFRDVNDHLARVNESVEGLDRLVSDVLSAHLAQMSVRQNDDMRKISAWAAMAAVPTMIAGIYGMNFDHMPELHWVWAYPAVIVLMGVLEVLLYRLFKRRGWL, from the coding sequence GTGATCGTTGACTGTGCCATCTACCGGGAAGGGCGTCGTTCGGAGGGGCCCGAGGACCTGTCCGACGCGCTGGACGAGGCGCGATCGGCGGGCGGGTTCGTCTGGCTCGGCCTGCACGAGCCGACGGAGAAGGAGTTCGACCTGGTCACCCGGGAGTTCGGACTGCACCCACTGGCGGTGGAGGACGCTCTCAAGGCCCATCAGCGGCCCAAGCTGGAGGTGTACGACGACTCGCTGTTCGTGGTCCTCAAGCCGGTGGTGTACGAGCCGAAGAGCGACACCGTCTCCACCGGCGAGGTCATGCTCTTCCTCGGCGACGCCTTCGTGGTGACGGTCCGTCATGGCGTGGGCTCACCGCTGAAGGCGGTACGGGAGCGCCTCGAGCAGGAGCCGCAGCTGCTCGGCAAGGGACCCACCTCCGTGTTGTACGCGGTCGCCGACGCCGTCGTGGACCACTACCTGGAGGTGGCGACGGAGCTGGCGACCGACCTGGAGGAGCTGGAGGCGGAGGTGTTCTCGCCGGACGGCGGCGGCTCGCGGCACACCGCGTCCCGGATCTACACCTTCAAGCGCCAGGTCCTGGAGTTCCGCCGCGCCACCGTCCCGCTCTCGATGCCGCTGACCCGGCTCGCGGGCGTGGGGGCGTACGGCGGGACGGTGCCGTTCGTGAACGACAGGGCGCGGCCCTTCTTCCGGGACGTCAACGACCACCTCGCGCGCGTGAACGAGTCGGTGGAGGGCCTGGACCGGCTGGTGTCGGACGTCCTGTCGGCGCATCTCGCGCAGATGAGCGTCCGGCAGAACGACGACATGCGGAAGATCTCCGCGTGGGCGGCCATGGCGGCGGTCCCCACGATGATCGCGGGGATCTACGGCATGAACTTCGACCACATGCCGGAGCTGCACTGGGTGTGGGCGTATCCGGCGGTGATCGTGCTGATGGGCGTTCTGGAAGTGCTGCTGTACCGGCTGTTCAAGCGCCGGGGCTGGCTGTAG
- a CDS encoding DUF5703 family protein, whose protein sequence is MPEYEFVDVYVPRGVSRKDATRLLTDHAEYGHWELDRLSLMRDGSRRVRLRRRIIRQVRATW, encoded by the coding sequence ATGCCGGAATACGAATTTGTCGACGTGTACGTACCGCGGGGGGTCTCCCGCAAGGACGCCACACGTCTGCTGACGGACCATGCCGAGTACGGACACTGGGAGTTGGACCGACTGAGCCTGATGCGCGATGGCAGCCGCAGGGTGCGGTTGCGCCGGCGGATCATCCGCCAGGTGCGTGCCACGTGGTGA